In a genomic window of Rhizobium sp. N324:
- a CDS encoding carbohydrate ABC transporter permease gives MKSRSQSLLMRRIALHAALAPLAVIWLFPLWMMFVFSTMPDNGIFSPDIVLWPSTNFIENFKNLQADTDFVGAMVISVGVAIIYTFLSVMLTSMAGWALARYRFVGRSIVIAIIIGTITLPFSVVVIPQFIMVAREFRLANTWVALIVPPLFNSLGVLFMRQSFSMMPGELFDAARVEGVKEWQIFLRIALPLARPTMAALAIILFLASWNNYLWPLLINSKPGMMTAPVALGTLIGLTKVSWGGIMAGAVLLTAPILVIFVALQRHFIAGIAAGAIK, from the coding sequence ATGAAATCCAGGTCGCAATCCCTTCTCATGCGCCGGATCGCGTTGCACGCCGCACTGGCGCCGCTTGCAGTAATCTGGCTATTTCCGCTCTGGATGATGTTCGTCTTCTCCACAATGCCCGATAACGGCATCTTCAGCCCCGACATCGTGCTCTGGCCATCCACCAACTTCATCGAGAATTTCAAGAACCTGCAGGCAGACACCGATTTCGTCGGCGCCATGGTGATCTCCGTCGGCGTCGCGATTATCTATACTTTCCTGTCGGTGATGCTGACCTCGATGGCCGGTTGGGCGCTGGCGCGTTATCGTTTCGTCGGCCGCTCCATCGTCATCGCCATCATCATCGGCACGATCACGCTGCCTTTCTCCGTGGTCGTCATCCCGCAATTCATCATGGTTGCGCGCGAGTTCCGGCTTGCTAACACCTGGGTGGCACTCATCGTGCCGCCACTGTTCAACTCGCTCGGCGTGCTGTTCATGCGGCAATCCTTCTCGATGATGCCGGGCGAGCTTTTCGATGCGGCCCGCGTCGAGGGCGTCAAGGAATGGCAGATCTTTCTGCGCATCGCCTTGCCGTTGGCGCGCCCGACCATGGCGGCCTTGGCGATCATCCTCTTCCTCGCCTCGTGGAACAACTACCTCTGGCCGCTCCTCATCAATTCCAAACCGGGAATGATGACGGCGCCCGTGGCATTAGGAACGCTGATCGGCCTCACCAAGGTCTCCTGGGGCGGCATCATGGCTGGAGCGGTGCTGCTAACGGCGCCAATCCTCGTCATCTTCGTGGCTCTCCAGCGCCATTTCATCGCCGGCATCGCCGCCGGCGCAATCAAGTAA